A window from Citrus sinensis cultivar Valencia sweet orange chromosome 3, DVS_A1.0, whole genome shotgun sequence encodes these proteins:
- the LOC102609122 gene encoding uncharacterized protein LOC102609122, with translation MEQQHSGCRDAEAVLNLQQNSSISIAYHPLFGPNDDLILLELDEKLLSDVLYQRVSLRGQPDEDAVLCTQSKTFAIKFVGTSNSVFLIPPSDHSSFCEIADDCSGKNRNQQSIASVIKVAPGNMELVEVAPRIDKLKLLLSENPYSSEEALEFEDLEEMEKSKAGLYTWNDLVDKVQASDDELRSGLWALSAVELGGYWRIVDERYMGTVLAMLLHNSVLNDWSLDALIEDEVVNVLVSDGFPPILASHCLRVYGSKVDENRSKSCLWKLDEKRVCVHFAREILSSGRRKMESFMEEWQRKIPEGMQASFEILEGEVLTERLGVDLWIRAFSVSSLPANPAERFSILFGERPKWEWKDLQPYIRDLKVPGQSLEGLLLKYTRRTQPTLDAEPVYSAR, from the exons ATGGAACAACAACATTCAGGCTGCAGAGACGCAGAGGCTGTGTTGAATCTCCAACAAAATTCCTCAATTTCTATTGCGTATCACCCTCTCTTTGGCCCTAATGATGATCTAATACTCCTGGAGCTTGACGAGAAACTCCTCTCTGATGTCCTATACCAGCG AGTGAGCTTAAGAGGGCAACCTGATGAAGATGCTGTTCTTTGCACTCAATCAAAAACTTTTGCCATCAAGTTTGTTGGAACTTCAAACTCTGTATTCCTTATTCCTCCATCAGatcattcttcattttgtgAAATTGCAGATGATTGTTCTGGGAAAAATCGTAACCAGCAATCTATTGCATCTGTCATAAAAGTTGCACCTGGTAACATGGAGCTTGTTGAGGTTGCTCCAAGAATTGACAAGCTCAAATTGCTTCTCTCAGAGAATCCTTACAGCTCAGAGGAGGCGCTTGAATTTGAGGATTTGGAGGAGATGGAGAAAAGTAAAGCAGGATTGTATACGTGGAATGATCTTGTTGACAAGGTTCAAGCAAGTGATGATGAATTGAGGAGTGGGCTATGGGCTCTTTCAGCAGTAGAGCTCGGTGGGTATTGGAGAATTGTGGATGAGAGATACATGGGCACAGTTCTGGCTATGCTTTTACACAATTCTGTGTTGAATGATTGGTCATTGGATGCACTTATTGAAGATGAAGTTGTGAATGTTCTGGTATCAGATGGCTTTCCACCCATTCTTGCAAGCCATTGTTTGCGCGTTTATGGTAGTAAGGTGGATGAGAATAGGAGCAAAAGTTGTTTGTGGAAGTTGGATGAGAAGCGAGTTTGTGTGCATTTTGCTAGAGAAATCCTAAGTTCAGGCAGGAGAAAAATGGAGAGTTTTATGGAAGAGTGGCAGCGGAAGATTCCTGAAGGGATGCAGGCAAGTTTTGAGATTCTGGAAGGGGAAGTTTTGACAGAAAGGCTTGGTGTTGACTTGTGGATTCGTGCCTTTAGTGTTTCATCTTTGCCTGCCAATCCGGCTGAACGTTTCTCCATCCTGTTTGGAGAGCGGCCAAAATGGGAGTGGAAGGACTTGCAGCCCTACATAAG gGATCTTAAGGTGCCAGGACAATCGTTAGAAGGTTTGCTCCTCAAGTACACTCGAAGGACACAACCAACCCTCGATGCCGAACCTGTTTATAGTGCTAGATAG